The Aneurinibacillus uraniidurans genome segment CCGCGTGCTGTATGGCGAAGCGGATTTCCTGCCGGGTGTAGTGGTAGATAAATATGAGGACGTACTTGTTGTTCAGATTTTATCACTCGGCATGGAAGTGCGCAAAGATTGGCTGCTTCAGGCGCTGCTTGACGTATTTAGCCCGAGAGCTGTCTACTTGCGTAATGATGTGCATGTGCGTGGGCTGGAAGGGCTTGAGCAGGACAAAGGCTTCTGGTATGGCGAATCCGAGACTGAGATCGAAATTGAAGAAAATGGCTTAAAGCTTGTTGTTGATATTGAGAATGGGCAGAAAACAGGCTATTTCTTCGATCAGCGTGAAAACCGTTCAGCAATTGCCCCCATTATGATAGGCTGGGGCGCGGAACATGGCATCAGCTTGCAGCCGGTGGAAGAAGAAGGCGAAACGGTGATGAAGCCGGTGGACAAGCGCGGCAAAGTCATCAAAAATCCGTTCTGGGACGGCGCAGAAGTACTCGACTGCTTCACACATACAGGCTCCTTTACGTTGAATGCCTGCAAACATGGGGCAAAAAAGGTCACAACGCTTGATATTTCGGATCACGCGATTGAGACAGCGAAGCAAAATGTACAGCGGAACGGGTTCTTACACCGTGTGAACTTTGTTGTGGCGAATGCATTCGATTATTTACGGGAAGCGGTAAAAGAAAACAAGCAGTGGGATGTGGTCATCCTTGACCCGCCAGCATTCGCGAAGTCGCGCGGTGCGGTCAAAGGCGCGGTACGTGGCTATAAGGACATTAATCTGAACGGCCTAAAACTTGTGCGTGAGGGCGGCTATCTGGTGACAGCAAGCTGTTCATACCATATGAGCCCGGAACAGTTCCAGGAAACGATTCAGGAAGCAGCGGTTGACGCGAAAAAAATGCTGCGTCTGATTCACTGGAGCGGAGCGGGACTTGATCATCCTAAACTCACGGGAATTGATGAGGGCGACTACTTGAAGTTTGCCATTTATGAAGTAACGTCTCGCTAATATAAGTTAAACAAAAGGAGAGCTTCCGGAAAACCGGGCTCTCCTTTTATTATTTTTGCGCTTGGCTCACTTGCTTCTCATCA includes the following:
- a CDS encoding class I SAM-dependent rRNA methyltransferase, coding for MAKVFLVRNRRKRLEQGHPWVYQSEVERIEGEYEPGDMVDVVNHQGHFLAKGYINPQSQMIVRILSYRPDEEINQEWVTARVRQAWTFRQRFLPGIRSCRVLYGEADFLPGVVVDKYEDVLVVQILSLGMEVRKDWLLQALLDVFSPRAVYLRNDVHVRGLEGLEQDKGFWYGESETEIEIEENGLKLVVDIENGQKTGYFFDQRENRSAIAPIMIGWGAEHGISLQPVEEEGETVMKPVDKRGKVIKNPFWDGAEVLDCFTHTGSFTLNACKHGAKKVTTLDISDHAIETAKQNVQRNGFLHRVNFVVANAFDYLREAVKENKQWDVVILDPPAFAKSRGAVKGAVRGYKDINLNGLKLVREGGYLVTASCSYHMSPEQFQETIQEAAVDAKKMLRLIHWSGAGLDHPKLTGIDEGDYLKFAIYEVTSR